Proteins co-encoded in one Sulfurimonas sp. HSL1-2 genomic window:
- a CDS encoding thioredoxin-like domain-containing protein: MTVRAPELGRGDWVTGGPLLLHDLRPRVVLLDFFTFGCINCMNNVAVLERLQSRYGDTLQVIGVHSGKFAHEKESDAVRAAVARMRISYPVLNDPEGRLVDHYAVKAWPTMVLVNAEGYIAATFRGEAQGVAIDLALQKLGLFPREGTADSTALPGPLRFPEAVIRSDEQTFIANSGGGDVREYNVAGQLVRRFTPFRIPAALALWEGMLYVADRAAGSVCRIDLQTEERTVLFEQLRSPSALIVEAETITVAEAGAHTVTVYDKETLRPLQTYGNRFEALRDGAGEAAQLAQPMGVARCDDGTLWFVDAESSALRYIENGHVHTAVGEGLFTWGDSDSDPILLQHPQGIACGRVGDGCGGGRLFIADTYNGKLKVYDPQSGRMMTLMKDLKEPAGLCKKGCSLYIAESGAHRVIRYDLSSMSFETYID; encoded by the coding sequence ATGACGGTCCGGGCCCCCGAGCTCGGCCGCGGCGACTGGGTCACCGGCGGACCGCTCTTGCTGCATGATCTCCGCCCGCGGGTAGTCCTGCTCGACTTTTTCACCTTCGGCTGCATCAACTGCATGAACAACGTGGCCGTGCTGGAACGTCTGCAGTCGCGTTACGGCGACACCCTGCAGGTCATCGGGGTGCACAGCGGCAAATTTGCCCATGAGAAAGAGAGCGATGCCGTCCGTGCCGCCGTTGCGCGGATGCGGATCAGCTACCCCGTCCTCAACGACCCGGAAGGCAGGCTGGTCGACCACTATGCGGTCAAGGCGTGGCCGACGATGGTACTGGTCAATGCAGAGGGGTATATCGCGGCGACCTTCCGGGGGGAAGCGCAGGGCGTCGCCATCGACCTGGCACTGCAGAAGCTGGGACTGTTCCCGCGGGAGGGAACGGCCGACAGTACGGCGCTGCCGGGTCCGCTTCGTTTTCCCGAAGCCGTCATTCGCTCTGATGAACAAACGTTCATAGCCAACAGCGGGGGCGGCGATGTCCGCGAATACAACGTGGCCGGGCAGCTTGTCCGCCGTTTTACCCCCTTCCGGATCCCCGCGGCCCTGGCCCTCTGGGAGGGGATGCTCTATGTCGCCGACCGCGCCGCCGGCAGCGTCTGCCGCATCGACCTGCAGACCGAAGAGCGGACGGTGCTGTTTGAGCAGCTTCGCTCCCCTTCGGCACTGATTGTGGAGGCAGAGACGATCACGGTCGCCGAGGCGGGGGCGCATACCGTCACGGTCTACGACAAGGAGACGCTGCGACCGCTGCAGACCTACGGCAACCGCTTCGAAGCGCTGCGCGACGGGGCGGGGGAGGCGGCCCAGCTGGCCCAGCCGATGGGGGTGGCGCGCTGCGACGACGGCACACTCTGGTTCGTCGACGCGGAGAGTTCCGCGCTGCGCTATATAGAGAACGGACATGTGCATACTGCCGTCGGTGAGGGACTGTTCACTTGGGGCGATTCGGACAGTGACCCGATTCTGCTGCAACACCCCCAGGGTATCGCCTGCGGCCGGGTCGGTGACGGCTGCGGCGGGGGGCGCCTCTTTATAGCCGATACCTATAACGGCAAGCTCAAGGTGTACGATCCCCAAAGCGGCAGGATGATGACATTGATGAAAGATCTGAAGGAACCTGCAGGATTGTGCAAAAAGGGGTGCAGCCTCTATATCGCCGAGAGCGGGGCGCATCGCGTCATAAGGTACGATCTTTCGTCCATGTCTTTCGAGACTTATATCGACTGA
- a CDS encoding ThiF family adenylyltransferase: MRYERSRMLLGEDFEKLQGARLLLLGVGGVGSFCLDCLIRSGVNDITIVDFDTYDESNQNRQLWSEHHIGESKVKALQTHYPQITVIETRIDEAWVEAFDFEPYDLVLDAIDDTKAKLALAQKCYAKLISATGSAKRLDPSKIEVGTIWTAHGDRFASKLRYELKKRRFSKKYPVIFSSEPPRVKVKGSFMGVTAAFGLTMCSLAVRRLIGSK; the protein is encoded by the coding sequence ATGCGCTATGAACGTTCCCGCATGCTCCTGGGGGAGGATTTCGAAAAGCTGCAGGGGGCCAGGCTGCTGCTGCTGGGTGTCGGCGGTGTCGGGAGTTTTTGCCTCGACTGCCTGATCCGCTCCGGCGTGAACGACATCACCATCGTCGATTTCGACACCTACGACGAGAGCAACCAGAACCGCCAGCTCTGGAGCGAACACCATATCGGGGAGTCGAAGGTCAAAGCGCTGCAGACGCACTATCCGCAGATCACCGTGATCGAAACGCGCATCGATGAAGCATGGGTGGAGGCCTTTGATTTCGAACCCTATGACCTGGTGCTCGACGCCATTGACGATACGAAGGCGAAACTGGCCCTGGCACAGAAGTGCTACGCGAAACTCATCAGTGCGACGGGTTCGGCAAAACGGCTGGACCCCAGCAAGATCGAAGTGGGAACCATCTGGACAGCCCACGGCGACCGCTTTGCCTCCAAGCTGCGCTACGAACTCAAGAAACGGCGTTTCAGCAAGAAATACCCCGTCATCTTCAGCAGTGAACCGCCGCGGGTGAAGGTCAAGGGGAGCTTCATGGGCGTGACCGCCGCTTTCGGCCTGACCATGTGCTCGCTGGCGGTACGGCGGCTCATCGGTTCGAAATGA
- the surE gene encoding 5'/3'-nucleotidase SurE, protein MKQILVTNDDGYESEGLLALVEALQPHGQVTVVAPSSEKSACGHSLTLSHPLSFISVGDDFYKLDDGTPSDCIYLALHSMFEGRKPDLVVSGINKGSNMGEDITYSGTAAGAMEAVLHGVPAIAVSQVMDFEKPLPDFALAKQTVSTLVEKIFASEFPLPPRQFLNVNIPTDVTSAATKVTYAGHRFYANDAHLHRNPRGKEYYWLGLHPLEYKAREGREELCDFEAVMQGHISVSPIMLDLSAYASMRTLDDWLGA, encoded by the coding sequence GTGAAGCAAATTCTTGTCACCAACGACGACGGGTACGAATCGGAAGGGCTGCTGGCGCTGGTGGAGGCGCTGCAGCCCCACGGGCAGGTGACGGTGGTCGCGCCTTCGAGCGAAAAATCGGCCTGCGGCCACTCCCTGACCCTGTCGCATCCGCTCAGTTTCATCAGCGTCGGTGACGATTTTTACAAGCTTGACGACGGGACGCCGAGCGACTGTATCTACCTCGCACTGCACTCGATGTTCGAGGGGCGCAAACCGGACCTCGTCGTCAGCGGCATCAACAAGGGCTCGAACATGGGGGAGGATATCACCTACTCCGGCACCGCGGCCGGGGCGATGGAGGCTGTCTTGCACGGCGTGCCGGCCATCGCCGTCTCACAGGTGATGGATTTTGAAAAGCCTCTGCCGGATTTTGCCCTGGCCAAGCAGACGGTTTCCACACTGGTCGAAAAGATTTTTGCTTCCGAATTCCCCCTGCCGCCGCGCCAGTTCCTCAACGTCAACATCCCGACCGACGTCACTTCTGCTGCGACGAAAGTGACCTATGCGGGGCACCGCTTCTACGCCAACGACGCCCACCTGCACCGCAACCCCCGGGGCAAAGAGTACTACTGGCTGGGGCTGCACCCCCTGGAGTACAAAGCCAGAGAGGGGCGTGAGGAGCTCTGCGACTTTGAAGCCGTGATGCAGGGGCACATCTCCGTCTCGCCGATCATGCTGGACCTGAGTGCGTATGCTTCCATGCGCACGCTCGATGACTGGCTGGGGGCCTAA
- a CDS encoding ArsS family sensor histidine kinase, with the protein MRRNAVLLTILFAFAVTLLSVTFVFWEFYKNNRAQYIDNIFNKYTVITQIYREHMMKHTSEAILEANLAVYGLSNIQGDKAVRAVFDKADVLKRVGFQEVVRTMHFSNEAMHALDRVSDLRATMLESQGKIYFFLETPQGRFLLLDEQLRPYFPTHLLSAYLTIVFVVVWAVFIIWRRIRPLRLLTKRVIRYAEGDRNVVFRMKGNNEIAILANELEQARKNINTLIESRTLFLRNVMHELKTPIAKGRISAEMLAEPKQKARFNNIFLRLEQLINEFAMIEEASSGFGNKNIGTYRLVDLIDEAIDQSMLEPEMITVDIESSERMACDFTMMATVIKNMIDNGVKYSPDKRVTIRMEGKELVFENRGEKLRHPLRYYVEPFTKEHPARNSFGLGLYLVDAILHAHGLQLAYAYDNGVNRFYITAL; encoded by the coding sequence ATGAGGCGCAATGCCGTCTTACTGACCATCCTTTTCGCTTTCGCGGTGACGCTGCTGAGCGTCACCTTCGTCTTCTGGGAGTTTTACAAGAACAACCGCGCCCAGTACATCGACAACATCTTCAACAAGTACACCGTCATCACGCAGATCTACCGAGAGCATATGATGAAGCACACCTCCGAAGCGATCCTGGAGGCGAACCTTGCCGTTTACGGACTGTCGAACATCCAGGGGGACAAAGCAGTCCGTGCCGTTTTCGACAAGGCCGATGTCCTCAAGCGTGTCGGATTCCAGGAAGTGGTGCGTACCATGCACTTCTCCAACGAGGCGATGCACGCCCTTGACCGGGTCAGCGACCTTCGGGCGACGATGCTGGAGTCGCAGGGGAAGATCTACTTTTTCCTGGAGACGCCCCAGGGCAGGTTTTTGCTGCTCGATGAGCAGCTCCGCCCCTATTTTCCGACCCATCTGCTCAGTGCGTACCTGACGATCGTCTTTGTCGTCGTCTGGGCCGTTTTCATCATCTGGCGCCGGATCCGTCCGCTGCGCCTGCTGACCAAGCGGGTGATCCGCTATGCCGAGGGAGACCGGAACGTCGTCTTCCGGATGAAGGGCAACAACGAGATCGCCATTCTCGCCAACGAGCTCGAACAGGCGCGCAAGAACATCAACACCCTGATCGAATCCCGGACCCTTTTCCTGCGCAACGTCATGCATGAACTCAAAACGCCCATCGCCAAGGGGCGGATCTCCGCGGAGATGCTTGCCGAACCCAAGCAGAAAGCACGATTCAACAATATTTTCCTGCGCCTCGAGCAGCTCATCAACGAGTTTGCGATGATCGAGGAGGCCTCCTCGGGCTTTGGCAACAAGAACATCGGGACCTACCGGCTGGTAGACCTGATCGACGAGGCGATCGACCAGTCCATGCTGGAGCCGGAGATGATCACTGTCGATATTGAGAGCAGCGAACGGATGGCCTGCGATTTCACGATGATGGCGACGGTCATCAAGAACATGATCGATAACGGGGTGAAGTATTCGCCGGACAAACGGGTGACCATCCGGATGGAGGGCAAGGAACTTGTCTTCGAGAACCGGGGGGAGAAACTGCGCCACCCGCTGCGCTATTACGTGGAGCCCTTTACCAAAGAGCACCCGGCCCGCAACAGTTTCGGGCTGGGACTCTACCTGGTCGATGCGATCCTGCATGCCCACGGCCTGCAGCTGGCCTATGCGTACGACAACGGGGTCAACCGCTTCTACATCACCGCGCTATGA
- a CDS encoding response regulator transcription factor, with amino-acid sequence MKKILMIEDDLELAEILTEYLEQFGYEIETEDDPFKALSILKLKPYDLVILDLTLPGMDGLEVCEAIRERQDIPIIISSARSDVTDKVNALELGADDYLPKPYDPRELEARISSVLRRYAAKTEARQAEEHHSDFKLDEGAMQISYKGRALDLTNAEYGILAFMIKKEGMVVSREDIILNVNAINEDSSNKSIDVMVGRIRNKLGDKSLIESVRGIGYKLIK; translated from the coding sequence ATGAAAAAGATACTGATGATTGAAGATGATCTGGAGCTCGCGGAGATCCTGACCGAGTACCTCGAGCAGTTCGGGTACGAGATCGAAACGGAGGACGACCCCTTCAAAGCGCTGAGCATCCTCAAGCTCAAGCCCTATGACCTGGTCATCCTCGACCTGACGCTGCCGGGCATGGACGGGCTTGAGGTCTGCGAGGCGATCCGCGAACGCCAGGACATTCCCATCATCATCTCGTCGGCCCGTTCGGACGTCACCGACAAGGTCAACGCCCTGGAACTGGGTGCGGATGACTACCTCCCCAAACCCTACGACCCCCGCGAACTCGAAGCCCGCATCAGCTCGGTCCTGCGCCGCTACGCCGCCAAAACGGAGGCGAGACAGGCCGAAGAGCACCACAGCGATTTCAAACTCGACGAAGGGGCGATGCAGATCAGCTACAAGGGGCGGGCGCTGGACCTTACCAACGCGGAGTACGGCATCCTCGCCTTCATGATCAAAAAAGAGGGGATGGTCGTCTCCCGCGAGGATATCATTCTCAACGTTAACGCGATCAACGAGGACTCCTCTAACAAGAGCATCGATGTTATGGTCGGCCGGATCCGCAACAAACTCGGCGACAAATCCCTGATCGAATCGGTGCGGGGCATCGGGTACAAGCTTATCAAATGA
- the feoB gene encoding ferrous iron transport protein B, with product MPNNVPVCPVTEKHIRIALVGQPNVGKSMLINAISDARLHVGNFSGVTVEKSEVFFDYKDFHFTIVDLPGTYAFTDYSIEERVTHDFLCNEAYDLMINVVDSTNLEKNLQLTAELMTMNKKMVLALNMSDEADREGIVIDYEYLSQLLGVTAVRVSAAAKSGIETLIESVIAVHESPYQEPKLIFSEAVEEEIGLIASYLDEHRFSAAISNRNIAINLLQNEKKTYRTLHDLPLWTELQPLLIEADKHIEMHHDTDDVKEVFAEEYAAFIRGVITETVRYTEQPAEKKSLTERVDDLLIHPVLGIPIFLFLMWGLFQLTFEIGNIPMEWIDAFFGWFGETVGATIPNADIRSLVVDGVIAGVGAVVLFTPNIIILFIGIALLEATGYMSRVAFLLDGIFHKFGLHGQSFIPLVTGFGCSIPAYMSARILKNDSDRLLTLFIIGFMSCGARLPVYVLFTGAFFAPSVAGNVLFAIYIAGALIGLVAAKILKLTAFRGQDEPFVMEMPKYRLPSVKLIWHTVLTKTLMYLKKAGTFIAGASMLVWFLSSYPHSREIEAVYSAKIEQAADERAASHLIVEKDAAQLEQSYLGRIGKAIEPFFTPIGLDWKMAIALQTGLAAKEVVVSTLGVLYAVGEGVTETDKTLISAIRTHIPFASAVAFIVVIMLYLPCLAASVVFTREAGGIKYFFYLFLFTTATAYTLAFLAYHLTLALTGAPALLPH from the coding sequence ATGCCCAATAACGTTCCTGTCTGCCCCGTCACCGAAAAACATATCCGCATCGCCCTCGTCGGGCAGCCCAACGTGGGCAAAAGCATGCTCATCAATGCGATCAGCGATGCGCGTCTGCACGTGGGCAACTTCAGTGGGGTCACCGTCGAGAAATCCGAGGTTTTTTTCGATTACAAGGATTTCCATTTCACCATCGTGGACCTGCCGGGCACCTACGCCTTCACCGACTACTCCATCGAAGAGCGCGTCACCCACGATTTCCTCTGTAACGAAGCGTACGACCTGATGATCAACGTCGTCGATTCGACGAACCTGGAGAAGAACCTCCAGCTCACCGCCGAGCTGATGACGATGAACAAGAAGATGGTGCTGGCGCTCAATATGAGCGACGAGGCGGACCGCGAAGGGATCGTCATCGACTACGAATACCTCTCGCAGCTGCTGGGCGTGACGGCCGTACGGGTCTCCGCGGCGGCCAAATCGGGGATCGAAACACTGATAGAGTCCGTGATCGCCGTGCACGAATCCCCCTACCAGGAACCGAAGCTCATCTTCTCCGAGGCGGTCGAGGAGGAGATCGGACTGATCGCCTCCTACCTGGACGAGCACCGATTCAGCGCCGCGATCTCCAACCGCAACATCGCGATCAACCTGCTTCAGAACGAAAAAAAGACCTACCGTACCCTGCATGACCTGCCGCTCTGGACGGAGCTGCAGCCGCTGCTGATCGAGGCGGACAAACATATCGAGATGCATCACGATACCGACGACGTCAAAGAGGTCTTCGCCGAAGAGTACGCGGCGTTCATCCGGGGCGTCATCACCGAAACGGTGCGCTATACCGAACAGCCCGCCGAAAAGAAGAGCCTCACCGAGCGGGTGGACGATCTGCTCATCCACCCCGTACTGGGCATCCCGATCTTTCTCTTTCTGATGTGGGGGCTTTTCCAGCTCACCTTCGAGATCGGGAACATCCCGATGGAGTGGATCGACGCCTTCTTCGGCTGGTTCGGCGAAACGGTGGGCGCGACGATCCCCAACGCGGATATCCGCTCCCTCGTCGTCGACGGGGTCATCGCCGGGGTCGGGGCCGTCGTTCTCTTCACCCCCAACATCATTATCCTCTTTATCGGGATTGCCCTGCTCGAAGCGACGGGGTATATGTCGCGGGTTGCTTTTCTGCTCGACGGCATCTTCCATAAGTTCGGCCTGCACGGACAGTCGTTCATTCCGCTCGTCACCGGATTCGGCTGCTCCATCCCCGCCTACATGTCCGCGCGGATCCTCAAAAACGACAGCGACCGGCTGCTGACGCTCTTTATCATCGGGTTTATGAGCTGCGGTGCGCGTCTGCCGGTCTACGTCCTCTTTACCGGGGCTTTCTTCGCGCCGAGCGTGGCGGGGAATGTCCTTTTTGCCATCTACATCGCCGGGGCGCTGATCGGGCTGGTTGCGGCGAAGATCCTCAAGCTGACGGCGTTCCGCGGGCAGGACGAGCCCTTCGTCATGGAGATGCCAAAATACCGCCTCCCTTCGGTGAAACTCATCTGGCACACGGTGCTGACCAAGACATTGATGTACCTCAAAAAGGCGGGGACCTTCATTGCCGGTGCGTCGATGCTCGTCTGGTTCCTGAGCAGCTATCCCCACTCGCGGGAGATCGAAGCGGTTTACAGCGCGAAGATCGAACAGGCCGCAGACGAGCGCGCGGCGTCGCACCTGATCGTCGAGAAGGATGCCGCCCAGCTCGAACAGAGCTACCTTGGGCGCATCGGCAAGGCGATCGAACCCTTCTTTACGCCGATCGGGCTGGACTGGAAAATGGCCATCGCCCTGCAGACGGGACTGGCGGCCAAAGAGGTGGTTGTTTCGACCCTGGGCGTCCTCTACGCCGTCGGTGAAGGGGTGACGGAAACGGACAAGACCCTCATCAGCGCCATCCGTACGCATATCCCCTTTGCGTCGGCCGTCGCCTTCATTGTCGTCATCATGCTCTACCTTCCCTGCCTGGCCGCATCGGTCGTCTTTACCCGGGAAGCGGGGGGGATCAAATATTTCTTCTACCTCTTTCTCTTTACGACGGCGACGGCCTATACGCTTGCCTTTCTCGCCTACCACCTGACCCTGGCACTGACGGGCGCTCCGGCGCTCCTGCCGCACTAG
- a CDS encoding FeoA family protein has product MKLTECMKGCSATIVKLHAQGPLKQRLVSFGVMKGARVELMGFAPAKSTVEIKVGRMRLALRKEEAELIEVNADAQ; this is encoded by the coding sequence GTGAAATTGACAGAGTGTATGAAAGGGTGCAGCGCCACGATCGTCAAGCTGCATGCCCAGGGGCCTTTAAAACAGCGTCTTGTCTCCTTCGGCGTCATGAAGGGCGCCCGGGTCGAGCTGATGGGCTTCGCCCCGGCCAAAAGTACCGTGGAGATCAAGGTGGGTCGGATGCGCCTTGCCCTGCGCAAAGAGGAAGCCGAACTGATCGAGGTCAATGCCGATGCCCAATAA
- a CDS encoding CDP-alcohol phosphatidyltransferase family protein produces the protein MKFLYRADNHFNLANLFTMVNIASGLLAVYFISQNNFFTAIIFAWIGGAFDIFDGKIARKYALSNEFGIQLDSFADFLSFVLVPVFLIFQAVYSGLDGAVLLLSGAVSIYYVVSGLRRLIQFNINAEEGTVEKYFTGVPTPLGAILLWLAYLTAAYDLTNAYIVMGAMLLIGWLLNSKVKVPHP, from the coding sequence ATGAAATTTCTTTACCGTGCCGACAACCATTTCAACCTCGCCAACCTCTTTACGATGGTCAATATCGCCAGCGGACTGCTCGCTGTCTATTTCATCAGCCAGAACAACTTCTTCACCGCCATCATCTTCGCCTGGATCGGCGGGGCCTTCGACATTTTCGACGGCAAAATCGCCCGGAAATATGCGCTCTCGAACGAGTTCGGCATCCAGCTCGACTCCTTCGCCGACTTCCTCTCCTTCGTCCTGGTACCGGTTTTCCTGATCTTCCAGGCGGTCTATTCCGGACTGGACGGGGCGGTGCTCCTGCTTTCGGGTGCAGTCAGCATCTACTATGTCGTCAGCGGCCTGCGCCGGCTGATCCAGTTCAACATCAACGCCGAAGAGGGGACCGTCGAAAAATATTTCACCGGCGTCCCCACCCCGCTGGGTGCCATTCTGCTCTGGCTGGCCTATCTCACCGCTGCCTATGATCTCACCAATGCTTATATCGTCATGGGTGCGATGCTGCTGATCGGATGGCTGCTCAACTCGAAGGTGAAGGTTCCCCACCCGTAA
- a CDS encoding HAMP domain-containing sensor histidine kinase has protein sequence MKREGLIPWITAIVPVLFALLAGAILYVVFGKTLAQDEMVVGAALLALMTLLAVFVSGYWGYALLVRHREQINLRDNALREFNATIEARVQDAVEAQRRRDRQGMQRSVTKAMDETIRLVTGRWREPLQRLAALQGEERAQSGQLESAALIAASMLQSLEEWEEFFRIDTEREAVDLSESVRSALALLALEFADAGISAETHLECSKTLPLYRNEIIRVLISLLQNAKDVLVERRIALPRVEVECYETGQFIVIRLCDNAGGVEAGIVDRIFEPYFSTKSRSAGLGLYMARNIVEEHCNGELAFDNIDEGACFYLKIGKHQSEETE, from the coding sequence ATGAAGCGCGAGGGCCTGATCCCATGGATCACCGCCATTGTCCCCGTGCTCTTTGCGCTGCTCGCCGGTGCCATCCTTTATGTCGTGTTTGGAAAGACGCTGGCGCAGGATGAGATGGTCGTGGGCGCGGCGCTGCTCGCCCTGATGACGCTCCTTGCCGTTTTTGTTTCGGGTTACTGGGGGTATGCCCTCCTGGTACGGCACCGGGAGCAGATCAATCTGCGGGACAACGCCCTGCGGGAGTTCAATGCGACTATCGAAGCCAGGGTGCAGGATGCCGTGGAAGCGCAGCGCCGCAGGGACCGTCAGGGGATGCAGCGTTCAGTCACCAAGGCCATGGATGAGACGATCAGGCTTGTTACCGGACGCTGGCGTGAACCGCTGCAGCGGCTCGCGGCGCTCCAGGGAGAAGAGCGTGCTCAGTCGGGGCAGCTCGAATCGGCGGCGCTGATCGCAGCATCGATGCTCCAGAGCCTTGAGGAGTGGGAGGAGTTCTTCCGCATCGATACCGAGCGTGAGGCGGTGGACCTCAGTGAGAGCGTCAGAAGCGCACTGGCGTTGCTGGCGCTGGAGTTTGCCGATGCGGGGATAAGTGCCGAAACGCACCTGGAGTGTTCCAAGACTCTGCCGCTGTACCGCAACGAGATCATACGGGTGTTGATCAGTCTGCTGCAGAATGCGAAGGATGTCCTGGTGGAACGGCGCATCGCGCTGCCGCGTGTCGAAGTCGAATGTTATGAGACGGGGCAGTTCATCGTCATCCGCCTCTGCGACAATGCCGGCGGGGTGGAAGCGGGCATCGTCGACAGGATTTTTGAACCCTATTTTTCGACGAAGAGCCGCTCGGCCGGGTTGGGACTCTACATGGCGCGCAACATCGTCGAAGAGCACTGTAACGGCGAGCTGGCCTTTGATAACATCGACGAAGGTGCCTGCTTCTATCTGAAGATCGGCAAACACCAGTCCGAGGAGACGGAATGA
- the rmuC gene encoding DNA recombination protein RmuC: MSVETLTPLQIVPILLILLLTGAAVYLLVQLRRRGEALEALQEVAEARQAALLQRDQEYIRLSDTLAWREQEEARLRGSVEARERQLEQTRRDHQSLEREFAVLQTRFEEAQKQHTEQLRLLDEAKQVLGAQFEGLAHRIFEQKAKTFDAANQQQLQLLLKPFREQIDAFSKQTQSQYVEESKERHLLKSEIERLKVLNERIAEDALNLTNALKGETKTQGNWGEIVLERVLESSGLRPGYEYETQGTYKDEKGNMLRPDVVIFLPQERCVIIDSKVSLVAYEQFMSSDDPEAKSRALRQHLLSINAHIKGLSEKRYENLPGMRTLDFVLLFMPIEGAFHLALQNDSGLFKKAYDARIIIVSPSTLLATLRTIENIWRTEQQQQNAAEIARQAEALYDKFVGFVEDMERIGDQLGKTQGQWEAAMNKLAKGKGNLIRRADQMKKLGLSPKKALPGSDEEEAE, encoded by the coding sequence GTGTCCGTAGAAACCTTGACCCCTCTTCAGATCGTTCCTATTCTGCTGATCCTGCTGCTGACGGGTGCGGCGGTGTATCTGCTCGTGCAGCTCCGCCGTCGCGGAGAGGCGCTCGAAGCGCTGCAGGAAGTCGCCGAAGCAAGACAGGCGGCACTGTTGCAGCGTGATCAGGAATATATCCGCCTGAGCGATACGCTGGCATGGCGGGAACAGGAGGAGGCACGGCTGCGCGGCAGCGTCGAGGCGCGGGAACGGCAGCTTGAGCAGACCCGCCGCGACCACCAGAGCCTCGAACGCGAATTCGCGGTGCTGCAGACGCGCTTCGAGGAAGCGCAGAAGCAGCATACGGAGCAGCTGCGCCTTCTTGACGAGGCGAAGCAGGTGCTTGGTGCCCAGTTCGAGGGACTGGCGCACCGCATCTTCGAACAGAAGGCGAAGACCTTCGACGCCGCGAACCAGCAGCAGCTGCAGCTGCTGCTCAAACCTTTCCGGGAGCAGATCGACGCCTTCTCCAAACAGACGCAGAGCCAGTATGTCGAGGAGAGCAAGGAGCGCCACCTGCTCAAAAGCGAGATCGAGCGCCTGAAGGTTCTTAACGAGCGGATCGCGGAGGATGCGCTCAACCTGACCAACGCCCTCAAGGGGGAAACGAAGACCCAGGGGAACTGGGGCGAGATCGTCCTGGAACGGGTGCTGGAGAGTTCGGGGCTCCGGCCGGGATACGAGTACGAGACCCAGGGGACCTACAAGGACGAGAAGGGGAATATGCTGCGCCCCGACGTCGTCATTTTCTTGCCGCAGGAGCGCTGCGTCATCATCGACTCGAAAGTCTCCCTCGTCGCCTACGAACAGTTTATGAGCAGCGACGACCCGGAGGCGAAGAGCCGCGCACTGCGCCAGCACCTCCTCTCGATCAACGCGCATATCAAAGGGCTTTCCGAGAAACGGTACGAAAACCTGCCGGGGATGCGCACACTGGACTTCGTCCTGCTCTTCATGCCGATCGAGGGCGCTTTCCACCTGGCGCTGCAGAACGACAGCGGCCTCTTCAAAAAGGCGTACGATGCGCGGATCATCATCGTCAGTCCCTCGACCCTGCTGGCGACGCTGCGCACCATCGAGAATATCTGGCGGACCGAGCAGCAGCAGCAAAACGCCGCCGAGATCGCGCGTCAGGCGGAAGCGCTGTATGACAAGTTCGTCGGCTTCGTCGAGGACATGGAACGTATCGGCGACCAGCTCGGCAAAACCCAGGGGCAGTGGGAAGCCGCGATGAACAAACTGGCCAAAGGCAAGGGGAACCTGATCCGCCGCGCGGACCAGATGAAGAAACTCGGCCTCAGCCCGAAAAAGGCACTGCCGGGCAGTGACGAGGAGGAGGCGGAATGA